A region from the Cannabis sativa cultivar Pink pepper isolate KNU-18-1 chromosome 9, ASM2916894v1, whole genome shotgun sequence genome encodes:
- the LOC115703211 gene encoding uncharacterized protein LOC115703211 translates to MAPELILPLSEHFPGRITYRGNRYFASIKAKFEAFNLTQKVKETPFGIFRNASDLKFSGVIVHQLLLRKKKVSEAKNDEVWFYVGKTEARFGRSEFGLITGLKMSGGPSSEELTAQCDSDRILRDYLNNSKRVTFKTLWLAFEACNVADDVYKLGLCAFVEGVLLSRAEGVYIWTDILKLVENEDKFFEYPWGLLSYQKLLSSTTKNMQQLRQNYMDKNDKTKKKHKKEKKVTQPEAKYNVYGYAPALQYWAFEAMQVLGKKYGQW, encoded by the coding sequence ATGGCTCCAGAACTTATTCTCCCATTGTCAGAGCACTTTCCAGGGCGTATAACATACAGAGGGAACAGATATTTTGCTTCAATCAAGGCTAAATTTGAAGCTTTTAACTTGACTCAAAAGGTGAAGGAGACGCCCTTTGGTATTTTTCGGAATGCCAGCGATTTGAAATTCAGTGGGGTTATTGTGCATCAACTGTtactaaggaagaagaaagtgaGTGAAGCCAAAAACGATGAAGTGTGGTTTTACGTGGGTAAAACCGAAGCTAGATTTGGGCGCTCTGAGTTCGGTTTGATCACAGGCTTAAAGATGAGCGGTGGTCCTTCGTCAGAAGAATTGACCGCACAATGTGATTCTGATCGGATCTTGCGAGACTATCTCAACAATTCAAAAAGGGTGACCTTTAAAACCCTTTGGCTAGCGTTTGAGGCATGCAATGTGGCTGACGATGTATACAAGCTGGGGTTGTGTGCATTTGTCGAAGGTGTTCTGCTCTCACGGGCCGAGGGTGTGTATATCTGGACAGATATACTAAAGTTGGTAGAAAATGAAGACAAGTTCTTCGAGTATCCTTGGGGTCTTCTTTCTTATCAGAAGTTGTTGTCTTCCACAACTAAGAATATGCAACAACTTAGGCAAAACTACATGGATAAGAACGATAAGACCAAGAAGAAACACAAGAAGGAGAAAAAGGTTACTCAACCTGAAGCGAAGTACAACGTGTACGGATATGCTCCTGCGCTGCAATATTGGGCATTTGAGGCAATGCAAGTTTTGGGGAAGAAGTATGGCCAGTGGTAA